In Streptomyces sp. NBC_00390, the following are encoded in one genomic region:
- a CDS encoding ParB/RepB/Spo0J family partition protein, with protein MSSKASALGTGSSFQAAQSISPRRAAINAATKAPTEGAPPPVELPVSLISLNPANPRSKLGDLTDLAGSMRDHGQKTAISIMSRFTYLEANPDREEELETGTKYVVIDGNSRLAAAREGGLTTIKVMLDEALGSNSDEILESALVANIHRQDLDHLDEARALQQLLAVHGTQEALAARLHRSQGWVSQRLALLGLTPELKKKLETGEEPADLLRLVGRKKPEEQEPHLQQLKDKRAKEKIEKQARAVEQQRSSTKEERTAAPKSAPLPQSSTPGPAGRAPETDDGYYGVMNPAVDAPDAQSHGPTAVLPDPRVEPLSKPRQIKMPWADGVASMDIIFSKVLEPERQRMIGRYLELLGGPEAFVADLAAASSPEYRRQVAELILKDL; from the coding sequence ATGAGCAGCAAGGCATCCGCACTCGGCACGGGAAGCTCGTTCCAGGCAGCCCAGTCCATCAGCCCGCGACGGGCAGCGATCAACGCGGCCACCAAGGCCCCGACTGAAGGCGCACCGCCGCCGGTTGAACTTCCCGTCTCCTTGATCAGCTTGAACCCGGCCAACCCCAGGTCGAAGCTCGGTGACTTGACGGACCTGGCGGGCAGCATGCGTGACCATGGGCAGAAGACCGCGATCAGCATCATGTCGCGCTTCACCTACCTCGAGGCCAACCCTGACCGCGAGGAAGAACTGGAGACGGGAACCAAGTACGTCGTCATCGACGGCAACTCCCGCCTCGCTGCCGCCCGTGAGGGAGGTCTCACCACCATCAAGGTGATGCTGGACGAGGCCCTCGGCAGCAACTCCGACGAGATCCTGGAGTCAGCCCTCGTCGCGAACATTCACCGCCAGGACCTGGACCACTTGGACGAGGCCCGAGCGCTTCAGCAACTGCTCGCCGTGCACGGCACGCAGGAAGCCCTGGCCGCCCGCCTCCACCGGTCCCAGGGCTGGGTCTCCCAGCGGCTCGCCCTGCTCGGCCTGACCCCGGAGCTGAAGAAGAAGCTCGAGACGGGGGAGGAGCCTGCCGATCTGCTCCGGCTGGTCGGGCGCAAGAAGCCGGAAGAGCAGGAGCCCCACCTTCAGCAGCTGAAGGACAAGCGGGCCAAGGAGAAGATCGAAAAGCAGGCCAGGGCAGTGGAGCAGCAGCGCAGCTCCACCAAGGAGGAGCGGACCGCGGCGCCGAAGTCAGCACCGCTTCCGCAATCCAGCACGCCGGGTCCCGCTGGCAGGGCACCCGAGACCGATGACGGTTATTACGGCGTAATGAACCCGGCCGTCGACGCACCAGACGCGCAGAGCCACGGACCGACGGCGGTTCTTCCCGATCCCCGTGTGGAGCCCTTGAGCAAGCCACGGCAGATCAAGATGCCGTGGGCAGACGGCGTGGCCAGCATGGACATCATCTTCTCGAAGGTGCTCGAGCCTGAACGCCAGAGGATGATCGGCCGCTACCTGGAATTGCTGGGAGGCCCCGAGGCGTTCGTGGCCGACCTTGCAGCGGCCAGCAGCCCCGAGTACCGCCGACAGGTCGCCGAACTTATCCTGAAGGATCTGTAG